The following coding sequences lie in one Arachis ipaensis cultivar K30076 chromosome B03, Araip1.1, whole genome shotgun sequence genomic window:
- the LOC110269733 gene encoding uncharacterized protein LOC110269733 produces GDHVFLKVTPTTGVGRAIKAKKLNPRYIGPFQILERIGPVVYRMALPPHLSNLHDVFHVSQLRKYTPDASHVLEPESVQLREDLTLLVAPVRIDDTSIKRLRGKEVSLVKVAWSRGGVEEHTWELESEMRTNYPH; encoded by the coding sequence ggagaccatgttttccttaaggttaccCCAACCAcgggagtaggtagggcgattaaagcaaagaagttgaatcctcgatacatcggTCCGTTTCaaatcctggagaggattggaccggtggtgtatcggatggctctaccacctcatctttcgaacttgcacgacgtgtttcacgtgtcgcagcttcggaagtatactcctgatgctagccatgtgttagaacctgaatcggttcagttaagagaagatttgacgcttctagtggctccagtcagaattgatgatactagtatcaaacggttgcgtggaaaagaggtttcattagtcaaagtggcatggagtcgaggcggtgttgaggaacacacttgggaacttgagtcggagatgcgaacgaattatccgcac
- the LOC107634503 gene encoding phosphomevalonate kinase, peroxisomal-like produces MLEIRYHMRLMGEAAGVPIEPESQTKLLDATLNLEGVLLAGVPGTGGFDAVFAVTLEDSSRNVTKTWSSLNVLTLLVKEDPCGVSLESADPRTNEITSAVS; encoded by the exons ATGCTTGAGATTAGATATCATATGCGCCTAATGGGTGAGGCTGCAGGTGTTCCT ATTGAACCAGAATCACAAACAAAACTTTTAGATGCTACACTGAACTTGGAAGGAGTGTTGTTGGCTGGAGTTCCAGGAACAGGAGGATTTGATGCTGTCTTTGCTGTTACTTTGGAAGATTCAAGCAGAAATGTTACAAAAACATGGAGCTCACTCAATGTTCTTACCCTTCTGGTTAAAGAAGATCCTTGTGGCGTTTCTTTAGAAAGTGCTGACCCTAGAACAAATGAAATCACTTCAGCTGTATCTTAA